One Anatilimnocola floriformis genomic window, AGTCAGCGGCCAGCTTGGCAGCCGCGGTGCGAACCTTGTCGGAGCCCGACAAGATGCCCGGCAGCGCCGGCTTGAGGGCATTCACGGCGAGATCAGCCGAGCGACCTTCGAGCGGCCGCCAGAAGTTTGTCACGCGATCCTTGTTCGACGGCTTTTCCCAATCCTTCAGCATGCTGAGGGCTTCGAGCCGCATGGCTTCCGGGGCGTCTTTGCGAGCAGCGAAGTTGGCCACTGCGACAGCGTTTTCTGCCGTGCCGAGGCGGAAGTTGGCATTCAGTACACGGCGGAGGAGCGGATCATCAGTCGAGGGACGCGTGATCAGCGCGGCGAGCTTCGGCAGCGCTTCGTTGATCGGCAGATCGTGAATCGCGCGAGCGGCTTCGAGCACAATTTTCGGATCGTTGTCATTCAAATAGCTCGCGAGCTCGGGCGAATTGTGCCGACGGAGCGCGAGCACCACGCCGAGTCGAGCAGCGGGAGTCGCGCCTTGGCTGGCTGCGATCAGTTGGTCAACCTTTTCCGTCGAGCCGGTCAGGCCCATCACCGCGCCGTGGCGGAGAACGGCGTCTTGGTTGTCGTTCTTCGAGAGCAAATCGAGCAGCGCGGGAATCGCGGCAGGCTTGTGCAAGTTGCCGAGAGCGACCGCGGCGAAGTATTGCACGCGCGGTTCGCTGTCCTTCAGCAAGCCGATGAGCTTGTCGTAGGCACCGAGGTATTTCGTTTCACCGAGGAGCTTGGCCGTTTGGGCGCGAACTTCGGCGTCATCGGCTGCGAGCAAATCGACGAGCGGAGCCAGCAGGCCGGTCAATTCTTTTTGACGACGAGTGATTTGACCAATGCCCCAGATCGCATGAATGCGAGCGAGAGTTGAATCACCCTTCAGGGCCACTTCACGCAGCGTGGTCGATTCCGCGCGGTCGACCAGTTGGAACTGAGCTTCCTGACGAATGCGGCGATCGGGATGCGCGAGCAGCTTCTTCAGTTCATCGACGCTCTGCTTCGCCAAACCTTCGGCGAGGAGCTTTTTCACTTGCAGCGAGAGTTCGCTCTTGGCGATTTCTTCCGAATAGAAGCGATGGATGCGGCCTTTCCCTTCGCCGTTCCAGCCGTTCACCCAGTCGCTGACATACACGCTGCCATCGGGGCCGAACTCGACGTCGGTGGCGAGGACGCTCCAAATCGTTTGCTCGGCATCGGTCATTTCAAACGACGCGCCCTTCGGCTTGAGCTTGAAGGTCCGCACACCACTGTTGCCCGGTCCGCCGCGGAAATCGCAGAGGAAGAACCGGCCTTTGAAGTGATCCGGCAAACCAGTCCCCGGATAATAGGCCAGCCCCGAAGGACCATCGGCAAAGTTCAAAATCGGCGGCAAGATGTAAGCCGGTTGATCGACGTTTTGCGGGTGCCAGATCTTTTCACGATTGAACGGGCCGCGATCGGGCAGGTACTGATATTCCATCCGCCAACCAGTGTCGCCACCTTCGACAACATAAACCCAGCGGGCGCGGTCGCCGCTGTCGCTGTTGTTGTCGCCAGTGAAGAGATTGCCGTAATCGTCGAAGGCCAGTTCTTGTGGATTCCGCAGGCCGGTCGCGAACATCTCGAGGTTCGAGCCATCGAGATCGCATCGCAGCACGGCGCCGCTATTGGGATTGATCAGATGCTTCCCTTCCTTGGTCGTCACGTTCAAACCGCGATCGCCGATGCTGAAATAGAGGCGGCCATCGGGCCCAAGGATCAAGCCGTGCATGTCGTGGCCGCGGAACGCATACCGCACGCCGTAGCCATTCGACAGCGACTCGCGCACCTCAGCCACGCCGTCGCCATCGAGATCCTTCATCATCCACAGGTGCGGGATGTTGGTGTAATAAACGTTGCCGCGATACTCGAGCACGCCAGCGCCGGTGCCATCGACAATCTGATTGAAACGATCTACGAACACCGTCGCTTTGTCAGCCTTGCCGTCGCCATCGGTATCGGTCACCAGGCGAATGCGATCGTCATGTTTGGTGTATTCGTTGGCCTTTTCCTTGAGGTGCTTCTTGACGTAGGCGAGACGATCTTCGACGGTCATTGCGGCGAGATCATCGTCGAGCCAATGGCCGTGGCTGCGATTGTCTTCGACACCTTTGCTCTGCCGAAAGGTTTCGCAAACAAAGACGCGGCCTTTGCTGTCGACCGTGAACGCCACGGGATTAGCAATGAGCGGTTCGGCGGCGAAGAGTTGCCGCTGCAAACCTTCGGGGACTTTAAAGCCCTTCAGCGCTTGCTCGCCTTCATTCGATTCGCCAGCAATCTTCGGCGTCTCGGCAGGCGCCGGAGCATCGGCGGGAACGGCGAGGAGATTACTAGCGATACACAGCATGAGCGCCGAAAAAATGAGCGCACAGAACCAGCGAGCAACCATAACAATTCTCGGGAAAGAGCCGCATACGAGCGGCGAGCAAAGGAAGCCGGTGGGAAGCCCACAAGTGGATCTTGTGGACCGATCAAGGCGAGTCCTGCATCTTACTTGCGTCGAAAAAGAATGACAATGAGCGCCGCGGCATCCCGCAGGTGACTCTGGTGGTTCTGTGAGACTAGAATAGAAAGCGATGAGCACCATCCCCACGCTTCCGACGTCCTCAGGCACCGAACGCGTGCCTCTGACGCTAGTCGACCTGGCCAATCGTTTCGGCGAGATTCCACCGGCACGGATCTGTATGGATCCGCCCCCCGGCGAAGCAACCGAAGCCGATTTGCTGCACTACAGCGATCATGACAACCGCTTGTTTGAACTGGTTGATGGCACCTTGATCGAGAAGACCATGGGCACCTTTGAAGCTCTGGTGGCGTTGACCATCGCCACCGCACTCAACAATTATCTAAAGACAAATCGGTTGGGCGTTGCTCTCGGCTCCGACGGCCAGCTCAAAATCAAACCGGATTTGATCCGAGTGCCCGACGTTTGCTTCATCTCGAGAGAACGACTGAAGGCAAGCGACTTTCTTAAGGTCGCCATCGCCTCGGTCTCACCTAATCTTGCAATTGAGGTGATCAGTCGTAGCAATAGCAAGCGAGAGATGAGCGAAAAGCTCAACGAGTACTTCGAAACAGGCACCGAAGAAGTCTGGTACGTTTATCCAGAGAAAAAGGAACTGCATCAATACACCGCGATCGATCAGTGTCAGGTGATGCAAGAAAACGAGGCCGTTACGTCATCGCGATTGCTCCCTGGATTTTCGCTGTTAATCGCCAGTATTTTTGTCGATCCGCTCGCGGATGAACCAACCGCTTCCTCTGGACCACAAGGTTAGATGCATGGCGGGGCGAGAATGTCCGCAGTGTGGCGAAGCCCTCATGGGGGCCGTCAATCGCTGTTGGAAATGCGGCATCGATCTGCGGGCCGAGTCGCGGCCTGGCATGCCCCCCGTTTCGCGCAATGCGTTCGAGCCAATCGTCGTTGCCGAACTCGCGCCAGAGCCTGCGCCAGCCCCAGTCGTCGCGCCGGCGGTTTCCGATCCCGCCCAGCCAGTTGCCGCAGCCGCCGGGGTCGAAACGCCGCCGCTCGAGTTCGGGCCGAATGGCTCGCTCCTGCGACGCGGTTCGCCGTTTGCTGCTGGTTCGCTCTTGTTGCCGCCGCAGCAGTTGCAGGAATTCGCCGGCCAATCGCCGAAAATGACGCCTTCGCGGCAGCAAGCCTATGCCTCCAACGGCGGCGCCATCGCAGCTTTGGCCCTCGGCATCTTCGGCGTGATCCTCGCGCCGATGCGTTTCGAAGGGGCGATTGTCGGCGTCATTGGCCTGGGAATGGGCATTTGGGGTCTGTATTCGCAGCGCCGCGGCTGGGCCCTGGCCGGCCTCATTCTCTGCTGCCTGGCCATCGCCATCGGCATGTACACCGGTGTGTTCTGGCTGTTCCGCTACACCAAGCAAGCCACGCCCTGGGATTACTAGCTCGCGTACCCACTCGGCGAACGGCATGCGTGTAAATCAGAATTAACAAGCGAGAAAATTGCAATCTTGCGAAAAAATTAAGATATTTATGACGTTATATGTGGAATATCGAGATTCACCGCATTAGAATGTTTTCCATGTCGATTAATACGCGTTCAAGATGAATCGCGTGCGGGTGCAATCGAACGTCGTGGCTGGCCAGAGGCAACGACGTGGTAGAGAGTGGCCAGAAATGGCAGAGATTGAGAACAGCGCGACCTTCCTCCAGAATTTTTCTGGACGCGTGCGCTTGTTTCCATTTCCGAATCTCGTCCTCTTTCCGCACACCATTCAGCCGCTCCACATCTTCGAGCCGCGATATCTGGAAATGGTCGACGAAGCGCTCGCCACCGATCAACTGATCGCTCCGGTCTGGCTGCAGCCTGGCTGGGAACGATCGTACGACGCCCGGCCACCAATCGCGCCGGTTGCTTGTCTCGGCCGGATCCTGTCGCATCAGCGACATGCCGATGGCCGGGTCAACTTGCTGTTGCAAGGCCTCCGCCGCGCTGCCATTCGCCGCGAACTGCCGGCCACTCGCGCCTTTCGCCAGGCCGAGGTCGATGTGCTCGACGATTTTTATCCTTCGTCAGGTGCACCACGACGTCATCAATTGCAACAAGCATTGATCGATCTCACCCGCGAACTGCTGCCCGAACGCAACGCCCTCAACGATCAGTTCGATGAACTGCTCGCCAACCCCAGTTCGCTCGGCTTGATGACCGACGTGCTGGCCTTTGGTCTCGGCATGCCCCTGGCCATCAAACAGCAGTTGCTCGCCGATTGGAATGTCGATCGCCGCGCCCGGTTGTTGCTCGAAAAGCTCAAGGCCATGCAACTCACCACGCCGGCCAGCGGCCCCGAGCTGCTGCCGCCGTTCAGTTTAAACTGAGTTTCGCACTCAACTCCGAATAATAGTGGTCCTCGAAAGCTAGTTCCCTCTCCCTGGTTCGCTGGGGAGAGGGAATAATGCTTTCATGGCGGCCGTTTTGTGCCGCTCGTTTCGGACTAGTCTCTTTCGGACCATAGCATGTCGATGCAGCCCATCTCGCGCGAACTCCTCCTTCAACAACTGCAGTGGCGATATGCCACCAAGCGTTTCGATCCCACTCGCCCGATCAGCGCTGAAGATTGGGCCGTGCTCGCCGAAGTGCTCGTCCTCACGCCCTCTTCGTTCGGGCTGCAGCCGTGGAAGTTTTGGGTGGTGACCAATCCAGAGGTGAAAGCCCAACTGCTGCACCACTCGTGGAAGCAGTCGCAGATTGTCGATGGCTCGCACTTGGTTGTGATGGCCGCCAAGAAGGATCTGTCGGCTGACGATGTCGATCGTCACGTCGCTCGCGTTTGTGAAATCCGCAACGAGCCGCTGGAAAAGCACGCCGGCTATCGGAAGTCGATGATCCGCGCCCTCGTGCCGCCGCCGGCTGGCTTCGATATCAATGAGTGGGCCGCGAAGCAGGTCTACATCGCTCTCGGCAACTTCATGACCGCTGCCGCCGTGATGGGCATCGACACTTGCCCGATGGAAGGCATCGTGCCAGCCGAGTACGACGCGGTCTTGGGGATCGCCGAGCAAGGCTACAAAACCGTCGTGGCCTGTGTCGCTGGCTACCGCGCCGCCGATGACAAATATGCCGTCACGCCGAAGGTACGGTTCGCGACCAGCGATGTGGTCGTGGAAGTCTAGCTCGCGGTTTTCGGCCCCACTGCCGCCGCCAAGCGCGCAAGCAGCGCCTCATCGTGCCGCCAGGTCAGGCTCACCCGTAGTAGCGACTGTCCTGCCGGCACGCTCGGCGGCCGAATGCCGGGCACAAGAAATCCAAGCTCGCGTAGTTTCGCTGCTCGGCGCATCGTTTCTCCCGGATCACCAATCCGCAGCGGAATGATTTGACTGCCGCGCTCCGGCATCGGCCAACCTTGGGCGCGAAATTGCTCGCGCAATTGTTCGGCGCGAGCTAGTAACTCGTGCCGTCGCTGCGGCTGATCATGCACAATCTTGAGCGCTTCCAATCCCGTAGCAGCGACGAGTTCAGGGCCTGCAGTCGAAAAGAAATACGACCGCGCGCGATTGGCGAGAAAATCGATCAGCCGTTGCTCGCCGACCACAAACCCGCCATGCGAACCAAGGGCCTTGCTGAGCGTGCCGACGCGAATGTGAACGGCTCGCTCGACGCCGAAGTGCTCGCTCGCGCCGCGGCCGTTCTCGCCGAAGACGCCGGTCGCGTGGGCTTCGTCGACCAGCAGCATCGCGCCGTGTTGCTCTGCGAGTTCGGCGATTCGATCGAGCGGAGCCAGATCGCCATCCATGCTGAACAGGCCGTCGGTCGCGATCAGCTTGCGACCCGGGGATTTCGTGGCTGCGAGCAGCTCGCGCAGATGATCGACATCGCAGTGGCGATAGACAATCGTCTTCGCGCCCGACAAACGACAGCCATCGATGATGCTTGCGTGATTCAGTGCATCGCTGAAGATCGTGTCGTCCTTGCCCATCAGCGCCGCGATCGTGCCGCTGTTCGCCGCATAGCCAGTGGGAAATAGCAGCGCGGCTGCAGTGCCTTCGAACTTCGCCAGCTGCTGTTCCAGCGCCGCATGCAGCGATCCGCGGCCAGTGACGAGCGGGCTAGCGCCGGCGCCCCAGCCAATCTCCCGCGCAGTGATCAGGTGCGCCTCGGTCAGCAGCGTTCCGGCAATGCCCAGATAATCGTTCGAGCCAAAATTGGCATACTCCCGGCCGTTGAGCACGATCCGCTCACCGCGCTGCGGCGATTCACGAACAGCCAGTGTCCGTAGCAAATCGGCTTGCCGCAGCTGCTGCAGATCATCGTCGATCCAGGAAAGTACGTCGCGCATAGAGGGTCTTTGGCGATCCTTCTTTTGGAGGGGCTTGCGGGCCGTTTATTCGCTTCACCAAAGGCTATTTCTATCGCATTTGGTCCTGTTTTTCAGCCGTCCGATCTTTTCAGGTGCGGTGGGAATCCCTATATTCATGGATTCCCCAAAAGATCCCCCTCATTCTGAATCAGTCCGTGGGTTGATGTCATGGCCAAAAGCAAGAAAAAAGCCGAAGTAGTGTTCCTGGTGTGCGAAGAGACCGGCGACATCAACTACATCCTCCGTCGTAAGCCTGGTGGCGAAAAGCTGAAGCTCAAAAAATACAGCGCTCGTCTCCGCAAGCACACGCTGCACGTTGAGAAGAAGAAGTAGTAGTTTGCCGCCAAACGTATAGTCGCTCGCATTCCGTGCTGCGAAAAACCACGCGGAGCGTGGTTGCTACACTCTACTGGCGATCTCTGGCACTGGCGGTATGATTGACCGGTGCCTTCAGCCCTGTTGTTAACGGGGCTTCTTAAGAACTCAGTACGGAAGCTGTCTCATGCGCAGTACTACTGGCGGCGGGCTGCGCAAACGCTGGCGACTCAGTCCCTTTGATGCGGGACGAATCGCTCAGCTGCAACAAGCTGCCAGCGTTCCGCCGATTGTCGCGCAGCTGTTGCTCGCCCGCGGCGTGTACGATCCCGCTGCCGCCCGCATGTTTCTCGACGCCAAGCTTTCCGGCCTGCGCGACCCCGAATTGTTGCCCGGCGCCGCCGCTGCCGCCGACCGCGTTCACTCGGCCATCGCCGGCCGGCGAAAGATCGTCATCTATGGCGACTACGATGCCGACGGCATGACCGGCGCCTCCATCCTCCTCAGCTGCTTGAAGATTCTCGGCGCCGATTGCTCGTACTACGTGCCGAATCGCCTGGAGGAAGGCTACGGCTTGAACTGCGAAGCCCTCCGCAACCTGCGTGAGCGTGGCGCTCAGCTCGTCGTTTCGGTCGACTGCGGCGTGACCAGTGTCGCTGAGGCCGAGCTGGCCAAAGAGATCGGCCTGGAGCTGATCATCACCGACCATCACGAGTTTGCCGAACGCGTGCCCGATGCGGCCGGGCTCGTCCATCCGCGCTTGCCCGGCAGTGCTTATCCCTTCGGCGGTTTGTGTGGCGCGGGAGTCGCGCTCAAGCTCGCCTGGGCCATCTGCCAGCGCGCCAGCCAGGCCAAGAAAGTCACCGAGCCGCTGCGAAACTTTCTACTCAGCGCCGTCGGTCTCGCCGCGATCGGCACGATCGCCGATATGGTGCCGCTTGTCGATGAAAATCGCATCCTCGCCCGCCATGGCCTAGTGAGTTTGAAATTCAATGCGTCGGTCGGCTTGCAAGCGCTGATGCAGGTTTGCAAACTCACCGACAAAGCGCAACTTAGCAGCGAAGACATTGGCTTTTCGATCGCGCCGCGGCTGAACGCCGCCGGCCGCTTCGGCCAGGCCCAGCTGGCGGTCGAACTGCTCACCACCGACAACCGCACGCGGGCTCAGCAGCTGGCTGAATACATTCACGAGCTGAATAACAGCCGGGAAAGTCTTGAACGCAGCATTCAACTGGCGGCGACCAAGCAAGCCAAGGAAGAGTTCGATCCCGAGAACGACGGCGCGCTGGTCCTCGCCGGCAAGGGTTGGCACCCGGGCGTCGTCGGCCTCGTCGCTGGCCGGCTCGCCGAAAAGTTTGGCGTGCCGGTGGTGATGATTTCGCTCGATGCTGCCGGCGTGAAACCGGGCGTTGGTTCGGCTCGTTCGCCGAGTGGTCTCAATCTTCATCAGGCCCTCACCGCGTGCAGCGAACACTTGCTCGCCCACGGCGGACACGCCGCTGCTGCCGGCCTCAAGATCGAAGAGAATCGCATCGACGCCTTCCGCGGCGCGTTCCTCGACTATGCTGCCGCCGAATCCAGTTCAGGCCAGCGTGGCGCTGAGCTTCGCATCGACGCCGAAGGTCCCTTCTGTCAGCTGACTGCCGAGGTCGTTCGGCAGATCGAATCGCTCGCGCCCTTTGGCATGGGCAATCCGCGGCCGATCCTCTCAGCCACCGGCGTCACCCTCACCGAACCACCCAAGCGTATCGGCGGTGGTGAACGCCACATCTCGTTGCGACTATCGCACCAGCGCACACCGATGCGCTGCGTCGGCTTCGGCTTTGGCGACGACTGCGAACAGCTGGCCGCCACCAATGGTCCGATCGACATCGCCTTCAAGCCGGTCATCAACGAATATCGCGGCATGCAAAAAGTCGAAGTCCAACTCGTCGACTGGCGACCCTCCGAAAGCCCGGCAAGCACGCCGCTCATCAAAGAAGCGGCGCTGCCCTTCTAGAGTCTCATTGTCGTTGTTCACTTCGTGAACGATGGGTTGAAGTGAACCAACCGCGCGCCGCCGAAAGAGCGCCAGCGACTTTCGGCACTTCGGCGAGTGGAAGTAACGGCGCGCGGCAGCAGACCTACCTCCATTCACCGGACACGGAGTGTGCGGCGACAATAGGTCAACCCGCCCAATGCTGGCGATGCTAATACTTTCTGAATAGTAAGGTTTTGATCTACTCGAAGATTGCATTGTGTTAAGATGTCGGCCTCGTTTGGGTTTCTCTCTCCCCCAAATCAGGATCGCATCATGCAGGTCTGGTCACGGTTTGTGTCACCGGCTCGGTCGCGACGCGTTACGCGCAGGGCGGCCTTCACGCTCGTCGAGTTGTTAGTCGTCATTGCGATTATCGGCGTGTTGGTGGCCCTTTTATTGCCAGCGGTGCAGGCGGCCCGCGAAGCTTCGCGGCGGGTGAAGTGTCAGAATCATCTGCGACAGGTCGCGCTCGGGGTGCATAATTTCTCCGACACGCAAGGCTTTCTGATGCCGGCTCGGATTGATTATCAATACTTGGGTTGGCCGGTGATGTTGCTGCCGTATATCGAGCAAAACAATCTGTATGAGCAATTCAATTTGAAGACGATGGTGTCGACGCAATCACCAGCGGCGATGAAGATTTCAGTGCCCATTTATGTCTGTCCTTCGCGGCACAGTCCGGGTCAGCAATCAAAGCAATTCAACGCGGCTGGCACGGGCATGAATGGCGCGGTGGGAGACTATGCGACGGTCGACGGCATTAGCGGCGACGATCCGCCGTATCGCCGCGAGAGCGCGGCGGGAATGCTCATCAACTGCATCGGCAATGTGAACTCGTGGAAGAGTCAGACGCGGTTCGCGACGATCACCGATGGTTTGAACAACACGCTGATGTTCGGCGAAAAGCACATTCTGCATTCCTCGATATTGACGGAAGATCCCGGCGGCGATGGTCCGATTCTCGGCAGCTATGCCTATTCATGCATGCGCGTCGCCGGCGGCAGAAACTTCGGCGCCACGCCGACCTGGCCGATCGCCAAAGGAATTTACGACACGGTCGGCGGCCAACATCAGGTCGTGTTCGGCAGCGCTCATGCCGGCGGCTCGGCCAACTTTGCCTGGGGCGATGGCAGCATTCGGCCGCTCCAGCCGAGTGTTGATTGCGTGACGCTGTCGCACCTGGCGACGCGTGATGACGGCGGCGTGCCGCCCGGGCCGTATTAATTGTGAGTTGAGGGGCCGATGCGCGATCGCTTTTGCTGCTGGTTCTCGTTTTTCATTCTCAGCGCAATCCTTACCGGTTGCGGTTCAAGCGGCCCGCGCACTTATCGCATTCCTGGCCAACTCGTCTACGACGACGGCACGCCGGTGCCGGGTGCTTCCGTCGTTTTGCAAACCAAGGTCGACGACAAAGTGATCTCCGCCCGCGGCATGGTTGGCCTGGAGGGGAAATTTGAACTGACGACGTTCCACGAAGGAGACGGTGTGGTGGCCGGCGAACATCAGGTCGCCATCTCAGCGATCCCAGTTCCCGACGGTGTGAAGCCACCGCCGCCAATCCCGCCCCGCTACGGAACCTTCGAAACTTCGGGACTAACGACGAGCGTGACACCCAGCACGAAGCTGATCGAAATCAAGATCGTGCGCGGCAAGTAAATCAAACAGACCTGGCTGCCAGTTACACCTTCACTGGCTTTTGCTTCTTCACCGACTCTTGCTGCTTGAGCGCGAGGACCACGGCGTCGCGGGCCAGATCGCCGCCGAGGATGGCGCTCGGCTTGTTGGCTTTCAAGCAACTGACGACTTCTTTGATCTCGGCTTCGAAGGCCGCCAGCATCGGATCGCCAGCAGGGAGTTCAGGATGCTCGACCGTTCCCTTGCTATTGAGTAGCGTGAGGGGCGTAATCTGTAGCGGTTCGTCGGCGACGACGGCGAGGTTGAAATAGAGGGTCGCTTTTTCCAGATGCAGCTCAAAGCCGTGCATGAACGATCGGCCTTGCTGACGGAGACAGCCGCTGGTGGCCGTGACTGCCAGCGACGGATCGGCAAAGGTGAACTGCGTGCTGAAGTACTCGGCGACATCGCCGCGCATGCGTCCCTGGCTACTGACGCTCGTCGGCAGACCGAACAGCAGGCGAATGAAATGGGCGTCATGCACATGCAGATCGAGGGCGGGTCCGCCAACTTTGGCTGGATCGTAAAAATCCTTCAGCCAGAGCGGATCGGAAATGACGCGTTCAAAATGACCGCCGAGCAACTTGCCATACTTGCCGCTGGTCACGAGCTTCCGCGCGACAACATATTCCGGCAATAGCGGCAGTACATGGCCGACGAAGATTTGCTTCTTGACCTTTTCGGCAGCCTTCACCATCTTGTCGCAATCCGCCGCCGTCAGCGCCATCGGCTTTTCGACGAACACATGTTTGCCAGCGGCGAGGGCCTGTAGCGTGGCCGAGAGATGCAGATGCGGCGGCAGGCAAAGATCGACGAGATCGATTTCGGGATCGGCAAGCAATTGAGCGTATTCGCTGTAAGCGCCCACGCCATTCAGATCGACTTGTT contains:
- a CDS encoding PVC-type heme-binding CxxCH protein, giving the protein MVARWFCALIFSALMLCIASNLLAVPADAPAPAETPKIAGESNEGEQALKGFKVPEGLQRQLFAAEPLIANPVAFTVDSKGRVFVCETFRQSKGVEDNRSHGHWLDDDLAAMTVEDRLAYVKKHLKEKANEYTKHDDRIRLVTDTDGDGKADKATVFVDRFNQIVDGTGAGVLEYRGNVYYTNIPHLWMMKDLDGDGVAEVRESLSNGYGVRYAFRGHDMHGLILGPDGRLYFSIGDRGLNVTTKEGKHLINPNSGAVLRCDLDGSNLEMFATGLRNPQELAFDDYGNLFTGDNNSDSGDRARWVYVVEGGDTGWRMEYQYLPDRGPFNREKIWHPQNVDQPAYILPPILNFADGPSGLAYYPGTGLPDHFKGRFFLCDFRGGPGNSGVRTFKLKPKGASFEMTDAEQTIWSVLATDVEFGPDGSVYVSDWVNGWNGEGKGRIHRFYSEEIAKSELSLQVKKLLAEGLAKQSVDELKKLLAHPDRRIRQEAQFQLVDRAESTTLREVALKGDSTLARIHAIWGIGQITRRQKELTGLLAPLVDLLAADDAEVRAQTAKLLGETKYLGAYDKLIGLLKDSEPRVQYFAAVALGNLHKPAAIPALLDLLSKNDNQDAVLRHGAVMGLTGSTEKVDQLIAASQGATPAARLGVVLALRRHNSPELASYLNDNDPKIVLEAARAIHDLPINEALPKLAALITRPSTDDPLLRRVLNANFRLGTAENAVAVANFAARKDAPEAMRLEALSMLKDWEKPSNKDRVTNFWRPLEGRSADLAVNALKPALPGILSGSDKVRTAAAKLAADFGMKEVEPVLVGLFEDTKQSGQTRADALGALAALQAPNLEVLVDKALGDASESRVRAAARNVLMKLKPSDSLPEFEKAVFKGDLIERQAALASLAMFTQQGTNAILEKALDDLVAGNFPADSRLDLITAAEKRASGAIKNKMTAYQAKQPKDDPALAYLECTEGGDAEKGRQIFFERTQVSCVRCHKARGTGGDVGPDLTKLTADPQKTHRYLLDAIVQPNKDIAKGFDSVVILTADGGVLSGIVKQETDSRLDLMTAEGKLLSIKKDEIEERKPGKSPMPEDLTKHLTKFELRDLIAFLATLKE
- a CDS encoding Uma2 family endonuclease, producing MSTIPTLPTSSGTERVPLTLVDLANRFGEIPPARICMDPPPGEATEADLLHYSDHDNRLFELVDGTLIEKTMGTFEALVALTIATALNNYLKTNRLGVALGSDGQLKIKPDLIRVPDVCFISRERLKASDFLKVAIASVSPNLAIEVISRSNSKREMSEKLNEYFETGTEEVWYVYPEKKELHQYTAIDQCQVMQENEAVTSSRLLPGFSLLIASIFVDPLADEPTASSGPQG
- a CDS encoding DUF4190 domain-containing protein, producing the protein MAGRECPQCGEALMGAVNRCWKCGIDLRAESRPGMPPVSRNAFEPIVVAELAPEPAPAPVVAPAVSDPAQPVAAAAGVETPPLEFGPNGSLLRRGSPFAAGSLLLPPQQLQEFAGQSPKMTPSRQQAYASNGGAIAALALGIFGVILAPMRFEGAIVGVIGLGMGIWGLYSQRRGWALAGLILCCLAIAIGMYTGVFWLFRYTKQATPWDY
- a CDS encoding LON peptidase substrate-binding domain-containing protein; amino-acid sequence: MAEIENSATFLQNFSGRVRLFPFPNLVLFPHTIQPLHIFEPRYLEMVDEALATDQLIAPVWLQPGWERSYDARPPIAPVACLGRILSHQRHADGRVNLLLQGLRRAAIRRELPATRAFRQAEVDVLDDFYPSSGAPRRHQLQQALIDLTRELLPERNALNDQFDELLANPSSLGLMTDVLAFGLGMPLAIKQQLLADWNVDRRARLLLEKLKAMQLTTPASGPELLPPFSLN
- a CDS encoding NAD(P)H-dependent oxidoreductase translates to MSMQPISRELLLQQLQWRYATKRFDPTRPISAEDWAVLAEVLVLTPSSFGLQPWKFWVVTNPEVKAQLLHHSWKQSQIVDGSHLVVMAAKKDLSADDVDRHVARVCEIRNEPLEKHAGYRKSMIRALVPPPAGFDINEWAAKQVYIALGNFMTAAAVMGIDTCPMEGIVPAEYDAVLGIAEQGYKTVVACVAGYRAADDKYAVTPKVRFATSDVVVEV
- a CDS encoding aminotransferase class I/II-fold pyridoxal phosphate-dependent enzyme encodes the protein MRDVLSWIDDDLQQLRQADLLRTLAVRESPQRGERIVLNGREYANFGSNDYLGIAGTLLTEAHLITAREIGWGAGASPLVTGRGSLHAALEQQLAKFEGTAAALLFPTGYAANSGTIAALMGKDDTIFSDALNHASIIDGCRLSGAKTIVYRHCDVDHLRELLAATKSPGRKLIATDGLFSMDGDLAPLDRIAELAEQHGAMLLVDEAHATGVFGENGRGASEHFGVERAVHIRVGTLSKALGSHGGFVVGEQRLIDFLANRARSYFFSTAGPELVAATGLEALKIVHDQPQRRHELLARAEQLREQFRAQGWPMPERGSQIIPLRIGDPGETMRRAAKLRELGFLVPGIRPPSVPAGQSLLRVSLTWRHDEALLARLAAAVGPKTAS
- the rpmG gene encoding 50S ribosomal protein L33, with amino-acid sequence MAKSKKKAEVVFLVCEETGDINYILRRKPGGEKLKLKKYSARLRKHTLHVEKKK
- the recJ gene encoding single-stranded-DNA-specific exonuclease RecJ, translated to MRSTTGGGLRKRWRLSPFDAGRIAQLQQAASVPPIVAQLLLARGVYDPAAARMFLDAKLSGLRDPELLPGAAAAADRVHSAIAGRRKIVIYGDYDADGMTGASILLSCLKILGADCSYYVPNRLEEGYGLNCEALRNLRERGAQLVVSVDCGVTSVAEAELAKEIGLELIITDHHEFAERVPDAAGLVHPRLPGSAYPFGGLCGAGVALKLAWAICQRASQAKKVTEPLRNFLLSAVGLAAIGTIADMVPLVDENRILARHGLVSLKFNASVGLQALMQVCKLTDKAQLSSEDIGFSIAPRLNAAGRFGQAQLAVELLTTDNRTRAQQLAEYIHELNNSRESLERSIQLAATKQAKEEFDPENDGALVLAGKGWHPGVVGLVAGRLAEKFGVPVVMISLDAAGVKPGVGSARSPSGLNLHQALTACSEHLLAHGGHAAAAGLKIEENRIDAFRGAFLDYAAAESSSGQRGAELRIDAEGPFCQLTAEVVRQIESLAPFGMGNPRPILSATGVTLTEPPKRIGGGERHISLRLSHQRTPMRCVGFGFGDDCEQLAATNGPIDIAFKPVINEYRGMQKVEVQLVDWRPSESPASTPLIKEAALPF
- a CDS encoding DUF1559 domain-containing protein, yielding MQVWSRFVSPARSRRVTRRAAFTLVELLVVIAIIGVLVALLLPAVQAAREASRRVKCQNHLRQVALGVHNFSDTQGFLMPARIDYQYLGWPVMLLPYIEQNNLYEQFNLKTMVSTQSPAAMKISVPIYVCPSRHSPGQQSKQFNAAGTGMNGAVGDYATVDGISGDDPPYRRESAAGMLINCIGNVNSWKSQTRFATITDGLNNTLMFGEKHILHSSILTEDPGGDGPILGSYAYSCMRVAGGRNFGATPTWPIAKGIYDTVGGQHQVVFGSAHAGGSANFAWGDGSIRPLQPSVDCVTLSHLATRDDGGVPPGPY